The following coding sequences are from one Eleginops maclovinus isolate JMC-PN-2008 ecotype Puerto Natales chromosome 11, JC_Emac_rtc_rv5, whole genome shotgun sequence window:
- the jakmip2 gene encoding LOW QUALITY PROTEIN: janus kinase and microtubule-interacting protein 2 (The sequence of the model RefSeq protein was modified relative to this genomic sequence to represent the inferred CDS: inserted 1 base in 1 codon) — protein sequence MAKKGRTKSEKPEALISALQAANEELRSKLTDIQIELHQEKCKVSKLERDKLQEVKRVREQEQHRHTAMMTEQRAKWHEEKLKELQALRENLTRQHEQELARHAKIKDQENQRLKAALNAMRDGSGEKVRTALTLEAKEDARRFFDQERVKLLQEIMELKSLKKQTDEALSNMIQSDKMKAGDLRVEHQQHQEQISKIKWDSEKDIRRLVDEIKSKDRTIFAMEKEMESTAGFLQKLQLQKDALDEQLFLVKEAECGLGSPKREIPGRAGDGAEHCGSPDLRRNQRRLADLNSTIRKLEDRNSLLVDERNELLKRVRESEKQSKPLLDRNKLMSKRNDDLTQTIQKLEEKLKVLSKENHEMKEKISSHPPLKKLKSLNDLDQAHDDQEIAFLKLQVLEQQNMIDELTRDREKLLRKKRHKRSSRPIKRHIVVDTFFGYDEESMDSETSSVASFRMDRTPATPDEDLEEGLANEESELRFRQLTREYQALQRAYALLQEQKGGILDAEMEVKAQEQLHAEVLRYKAKIEDLEKELNLKGQDSKWVEEKQLFLRRNQELYEKLEKMDAESSRAQQELQDSRDQNELLEFRILELEERERKSPPFNHLRMHPFSEGVSALQIYCMKEGVKDVCIPDLIKLLDILGDNGNLRNEEQVAIIQASTVLSLAEKWIQQIEGTEASLHQKMMDLEIEMEMFCKQKGYLEEELDYRKQALDQAYMQIQELEATLYNALQQDKVIKYGEPLDELQKDELRTAVEKLRRQMLRKSREYDCQILQERMELLHQAHQRIRDLEDKTEIQRRQIKDLEEKVVCQLGDLVCDCSVIYFLDNCGTTCVAVAARVITSVTAVSVGECVLCWPWTFALQILSFSFFKWGWGSQDTAQGDXFFRSALDNKLL from the exons ATGGCCAAGAAAGGGCGTACAAAGAGCGAGAAGCCTGAAGCGCTCATCTCTGCCCTACAGGCAGCCAATGAAGAACTCAGGTCCAAGCTGACTGACATCCAGATAGAGCTACACCAAGAAAAATGCAAG GTGAGCAAACTGGAGCGCGACAAGCTTCAGGAGGTGAAGCGGGTGCGAGAGCAGGAGCAGCACCGCCACACTGCCATGATGACCGAGCAGCGGGCCAAGTGGCACGAGGAGAAGTTAAAAGAACTCCAGGCTCTCAGGGAAAACCTGACAAGGCAGCATGAGCAGGAGCTGGCCCGCCACGCCAAAATCAAAGACCAGGAGAACCAAAGGCTCAAAGCCGCCCTGAACGCCATGCGCGATGGCAGCGGAGAGAAG GTGCGGACAGCCCTGACCCTGGAAGCCAAGGAGGATGCGCGCCGCTTCTTCGATCAGGAGAGAGTGAAGCTCCTGCAGGAGATAATGGAGCTGAAGTCTCTAAAGAAGCAGACGGACGAGGCTCTCAGCAACATGATCCAGTCCGACAAGATGAAGGCTGGCGACCTGCGGGTGgagcaccagcagcaccaggaGCAGATCTCAAAGATTAAGTGGGACTCTGAGAAGGACATCCGCAGACTG GTGGATGAAATCAAATCTAAAGACCGCACCATTTTTGCTATGGAGAAGGAAATGGAGTCAACAGCGGGTTTCTTGCAGAAGCTACAGCTTCAGAAGGACGCTCTGGACGAACAGCTGTTCCTTGTGAAGGAGGCTGAGTGCGGCCTTGGAAGCCCAAAAAGAGAGATTCCCGGCAGAGCTGGAGATGGAGCTGAGCACTGTGGTAGCCCA GACTTAAGGAGAAACCAGAGGCGTCTTGCTGATCTCAACTCGACTATACGCAAATTAGAGGACCGCAACTCACTGCTGGTGGATGAGAGGAATGAGCTG CTGAAGCGAGTTCGAGAGTCAGAGAAACAGTCcaagccactgctggacaggaaCAAGCTGATGAGTAAGAGGAATGATGATTTGACTCAGACCATCCAGAAGCTAGAGGAGAAACTCAAGGTCCTGTCCAAGGAGAACCATGAGATG AAGGAGAAGATCAGCTCCCACCCTCCACTGAAGAAGCTGAAGTCCCTGAATGACCTTGACCAAGCACATGATGACCAAGAAATAGCATTCCTCAAGCTTCAAGTCCTGGAGCAACAAAACATGATTGATGAGCTGACAAGA GACCGGGAAAAACTACTAAGAAAGAAAAGGCATAAAAGAAGTTCACGGCCAATAAAG AGGCACATCGTAGTAGACACCTTCTTCGGGTATGATGAAGAGTCAATGGACTCAGAGACATCCTCCGTGGCTTCATTCAGGATGGACAGAACTCCTGCTACTCCCGATGAAGACCTGGAAGAG GGTCTCGCCAACGAGGAGTCGGAGCTGCGTTTCCGTCAGCTCACTAGAGAGTACCAGGCCTTACAGCGAGCCTATGccctgctgcaggaacagaaaGGAGGCATTCTGGACGCTGAGATGGAAGTCAAG GCTCAGGAGCAACTTCATGCAGAGGTTCTTAGGTATAAAGCCAAAATAGAGGATTTGGAGAAGGAACTCAACCTAAAGGGACAG GACTCCAAATGGGTGGAGGAGAAGCAGCTGTTCTTACGAAGGAATCAGGAGCTTTATGAGAAG CTGGAAAAGATGGACGCAGAGAGCAGCCGGGCGCAGCAGGAACTACAAGACTCCAGAGATCAGAACGAACTGTTGGAGTTTAGGATTCTGGAGCTAGAG GAGCGTGAGAGGAAGTCCCCTCCATTCAACCACCTGAGGATGCATCCCTTCTCTGAGGGAGTCAGTGCACTGCAGATCTACTGTATGAAGGAGGGGGTCAAG GACGTGTGCATACCAGATCTCATCAAACTTCTAGATATCCTGGGAGACAACGGG aactTAAGAAATGAGGAGCAAGTGGCCATTATTCAGGCTAGCACTGTTTTGTCTCTAGCAGAAAAG TGGATTCAACAGATTGAGGGGACGGAGGCGTCGCTGCACCAGAAGATGATGGACCTGGAGATAGAGATG GAGATGTTCTGTAAACAGAAGGGATATCTAGAAGAGGAGCTGGACTACAGAAAGCAGGCCCTGGACCAGGCCTACATG CAAATCCAGGAGTTGGAAGCAACGTTATACAACGCCCTGCAGCAGGACAAG GTGATAAAGTACGGCGAGCCCCTGGATGAGCTTCAGAAGGACGAGCTGCGAACAGCGGTGGAGAAGCTGAGGAGGCAGATGCTGAGGAAGAGTCGAGAGTACGACTGCCAGATCCTCCAGGAGAGGATGGAGCTGCTGCACCAGGCGCACCAG AGAATTCGTGATCTTGAAGACAAGACGGAAATCCAGAGGaggcagattaaagacctgGAGGAAAAG gtGGTGTGTCAGCTTGGGGATCTTGTTTGTGACTgcagtgttatttattttttggacaACTGTGGAACAACGTGCGTAGCAGTGGCTGCTCGTGTCATAACATCAGTGACTGCTGTCAGTGTAGGTGAATGTGTCCTGTGTTGGCCATGGACGTTCGCACTTCAGATTCTatcctttagtttttttaaatgggggTGGGGTTCTCAGGATACTGCCCAGGGTG TTTTTTTTAGATCGGCATTGGACAATAAACTTCTCTAA